One genomic segment of Myotis daubentonii chromosome 14, mMyoDau2.1, whole genome shotgun sequence includes these proteins:
- the LOC132215699 gene encoding zinc finger protein with KRAB and SCAN domains 7-like has translation MENSELPPRQEIPKGTESSDGTSGGLHGVVPGGPEIGNACEDALMKLEAQPSKEEGSRLESDFLERTCEDKNKSSEDGCDEYKDLGEHKNLSCNPTEHQILKAQKLYQCDECGKAFNWSSHLIGHQRIHTGEKPYECNECGKAFRQTSQLMVHLRTHTGEKPYECSKCGKTYRHSSHLIQHQRLHDGEKPYKCNECGKAFNESYKLYDHQRTHTGEKPYECNECGATFTRNKNLLRHQVLHTGKKPFKCNECGKAFCSNRDLIDHQRIHTGEKPYECNECDKAFTRNKSLIRHQRLHTGEKPYKCRECGKGFNQNSHLADHERIHTGEKPFACNECGKAFSLSKCLIRHQRLHTGEKPYKCNECGKSFNQNSYLIIHQRIHTGEKPYECNKCGKIFSHNSSLMVHQRTHTGEKPYKCDDCGKTFSDSSQLTVHQRVHTGEKPYECIECGKAFSQRCTFNHHQRTHTRKKLSGLAQFHKV, from the coding sequence ATGGAAAATTCAGAGTTGCCTCCAAGGCAGGAAATTCCCAAAGGAACAGAGTCATCTGATGGGACATCAGGAGGCCTGCATGGGGTGGTTCCTGGGGGACCAGAAATTGGAAATGCCTGTGAAGATGCTTTAATGAAGCTAGAAGCACAACCCTcaaaggaggaagggagcagaCTGGAAAGTGATTTCTTGGAAAGAAcatgtgaggataaaaataaatcttcagaAGATGGATGTGATGAGTATAAGGATCTTGGGGAACATAAGAATCTGTCCTGTAATCCTACAGAACATCAGATTCTGAAGGCACAGAAATTATATCAATGTGATGAATGTGGCAAAGCTTTCAATTGGAGTTCACACCTCATTGGCCATCAGAGaatccacactggagagaaaccctatgagtGTAATGAGTGTGGCAAGGCCTTCAGGCAGACCTCTCAGCTCATGGTTCATCTCAGAACCCACACAGGGGAAAAGCCCTATGAATGCAGCAAGTGTGGAAAGACGTATCGACACAGCTCCCATCTCATTCAACATCAGAGACTCCATGATGGGGAGAAACCGtataaatgtaatgaatgtggaaaagCTTTCAATGAGAGTTACAAACTCTATGACCACCAGAGAACCCATACTGGGGAGAAGCCTTATGAGTGCAATGAATGTGGAGCAACCTTTACTCGGAATAAAAATCTTCTCCGACATCAGGTACTTCACACTGGGAAGAAACCCTTCAAGTGCAATGAGTGTGGGAAAGCTTTCTGTTCTAATAGAGATCTTATTGAccaccagagaattcacactggggAGAAGCCTTATGAGTGCAATGAGTGTGACAAGGCCTTCACTCGGAATAAAAGTCTGATTCGACATCAGCGActccacactggagaaaaaccatacaaatgcagggagtgtgggaaaggcttcaATCAGAACTCTCACCTTGCTGACCATGAgcgaattcacactggagaaaaaccttttGCATGTAATGAGTGTGGTAAGGCATTCAGCCTGAGTAAATGTCTGATTCGACATCAGAGACTTCACACAGGTGAAAAGCCCTATAAATGCAATGAGTGTGGAAAATCCTTCAATCAAAATTCATACCTCATTatacatcagagaattcacactggggagaaaccttatgaatgtaataAATGTGGGAAGATCTTCAGTCATAATTCTAGCCTTATGGTACATCAAAGAACCCATACTGGGGAGAAACCCTATAAATGTGATGATTGTGGGAAAACCTTTAGTGACAGCTCACAGCTCACTGtgcaccagagagttcacactggcgagaaaccctatgaatgtattGAGTGTGGAAAAGCGTTCAGTCAGCGTTGCACTTTTAATCACCACCAGCGAACTCATACTAGGAAGAAGCTCTCAGGTCTGGCTCAGTTTCATAAGGTGTAA